A single region of the Leptolyngbya subtilissima AS-A7 genome encodes:
- a CDS encoding alkene reductase, translating into MSTEKSLFTPIKLGAYDLPNRIVMAPLTRNRAGEGNVPQALNVTYYEQRASAGLIITEASQVSPQGQGYPATPGIHSAEQIAGWQKITQAVHAKGGRIFLQLWHVGRISHPSLQPDGATPVAPSAIQPKGDAMTYEGMQRFVTPRALELDKIPGIVDQYRHAAKHALEAGFDGVEVHGANGYLLDQFLRDGSNHRTDAYGGPVENRARLLLEVTEAVVGVWGSDRVGVRLSPSSTFNDMTDSDPRATFGYAIQALNRFNLAYLHLLEPSEADLRYGGTPIPTKEFRPLYDGLLMVNWDYDQAAGNAAIASGDADLVSYGKLFIANPDLPERFAKNAPLNEPNPDTFYGGGGEGYIDYPTLAEAA; encoded by the coding sequence ATGTCCACTGAAAAAAGCCTGTTTACCCCCATCAAGCTCGGCGCTTACGACCTCCCCAACCGCATTGTGATGGCTCCCCTCACCCGCAACCGGGCCGGGGAAGGCAACGTGCCCCAGGCGCTAAATGTGACCTATTACGAGCAGCGGGCTTCGGCGGGTTTGATCATCACCGAAGCGAGTCAGGTCTCACCCCAGGGGCAGGGCTATCCTGCTACCCCCGGCATCCACAGTGCTGAACAGATTGCTGGATGGCAGAAGATTACTCAAGCCGTCCATGCCAAGGGCGGTCGGATCTTCTTGCAGCTGTGGCACGTAGGCCGCATTTCCCATCCGTCGCTACAGCCCGATGGGGCAACGCCAGTCGCCCCTAGCGCCATTCAGCCGAAGGGCGACGCCATGACCTACGAGGGTATGCAGCGCTTTGTCACGCCCAGAGCCCTAGAGCTGGATAAAATTCCCGGCATTGTCGATCAATATCGCCATGCCGCCAAGCATGCCCTAGAAGCGGGTTTTGACGGAGTAGAGGTGCATGGAGCCAACGGCTATCTGCTCGACCAGTTTTTGCGCGATGGCAGCAATCACCGCACCGATGCCTACGGCGGCCCGGTCGAAAACCGCGCCCGCCTGCTGCTGGAAGTGACCGAGGCTGTGGTGGGAGTTTGGGGAAGCGATCGCGTCGGCGTTCGCCTTTCCCCCAGTAGCACCTTCAACGACATGACCGACTCTGACCCCAGAGCTACCTTCGGCTATGCCATTCAGGCGCTCAACCGATTTAACCTGGCCTACCTGCATCTGCTCGAACCCAGCGAGGCCGATCTGCGCTACGGCGGCACCCCCATCCCCACCAAAGAGTTTCGGCCTCTGTATGACGGTCTGCTAATGGTGAACTGGGACTATGACCAGGCGGCGGGTAATGCGGCGATCGCCAGCGGCGACGCCGACCTAGTCTCCTACGGCAAGCTGTTCATCGCCAACCCCGATCTGCCCGAGCGCTTCGCGAAAAATGCGCCGCTGAATGAGCCCAACCCCGACACATTCTACGGCGGTGGGGGAGAAGGGTACATCGACTATCCTACCCTGGCTGAGGCTGCGTAG
- a CDS encoding isoprenyl transferase has protein sequence MAQIIDFATLPADLYAEALPQHIAVIMDGNGRWATQRGMPRIAGHRQGAKTVKDLLRCCKDWGIGALTVYAFSTENWQRPMEEVNFLMRLFDRLLRRELAEMQREGVRIHFLGDLSPLPERLRSLMTEAMALTHDNQRVRFNVAVNYGGRQELVMATRHIAQQVACGALSLEQVDEEALGRALLTYPLPDPDLLIRTSGEQRLSNFLPWQMAYTELYFTDLLWPEFDRTAFHQALHWYQSRQRRFGGLATPPLAQGL, from the coding sequence ATGGCCCAGATCATTGATTTTGCGACACTGCCAGCGGACCTTTATGCCGAAGCGCTGCCTCAGCACATAGCAGTGATTATGGATGGTAACGGTCGTTGGGCTACCCAAAGGGGCATGCCGCGCATCGCGGGTCACCGCCAAGGGGCCAAAACGGTAAAAGACCTGCTGCGCTGTTGCAAAGACTGGGGCATTGGGGCACTGACGGTTTATGCCTTTTCGACCGAGAACTGGCAGCGACCGATGGAGGAGGTGAACTTTCTCATGCGGTTGTTTGACCGGCTGCTGCGCCGCGAGCTGGCCGAAATGCAGCGAGAGGGCGTGAGAATTCATTTTTTGGGGGACCTGTCGCCGCTGCCGGAGCGGCTGCGATCGCTGATGACAGAGGCTATGGCCCTGACCCACGACAATCAGCGAGTGCGATTTAACGTAGCGGTGAACTACGGCGGACGGCAAGAGCTCGTAATGGCCACGCGCCACATCGCTCAGCAGGTGGCCTGCGGGGCTCTATCCCTAGAGCAGGTCGACGAGGAAGCTCTGGGCCGCGCCCTGCTGACCTACCCACTGCCCGACCCCGACTTGCTGATTCGCACCAGCGGCGAACAGCGGCTGAGCAACTTTTTGCCCTGGCAGATGGCCTATACCGAGCTGTATTTTACCGATCTGCTGTGGCCTGAGTTCGATCGCACCGCCTTTCACCAGGCCCTGCACTGGTACCAAAGCCGCCAGCGCCGCTTTGGGGGACTGGCTACACCGCCCCTTGCCCAAGGACTTTAA